CGTGACAATGCCCTTGTTCTTGGCGGCAATGACGTCTTCCCAGAAGAAATAGTCACAATAGGTCACAACTTCAAGCTCTCCCAACCTCGGCCTGCCCCCGATGACCAGATAGTCAGCCTCTTTCAGAGCTATGTTCCACACAGACTCATCGCGTGTAAATGCATTCACATCGTAGAATAGGGGGACGTTATACTCCGCTAGAGTTATCAAGTGCTTTATGCCATCCTTGGCGAAGATGTCCCCGGGATTGGGGTTCTGAGTGTTGGCATCTCCTATGATGAAGTATTTTCGAAGCTTCATACTCTGCCTCCTCTTCCTTTGCATCCTCTTCTGTCACGGCTAACATATTTTATGTAGATATATGGATTACTGTCATACCCTGGGCCAGAGTTTGTCAAACCCCTACCTTGCCACCAACAGACGCTGAAAGGCCCCGCCAACAGAGGTTGAAAGGCCGATTCTGCCCCTTCTCGCATAAGATATAGCGGCGATCCATGAGGATTTGCCAGCCCGGGGAGGTCAAAATCTGTCAAAACCTCATCCGTAATTGGAGATAGCATCAGAATACAGAAAGGGCAGGGAGATGAGATGAACGTGGAGGAAAGGCCGAAGATCGCAATAGATGCAAGAGAGATGCTGGATTGGGCGACCGGAATCGGGAAGTATGTCCATAATTTACTTGATAGGCTTCCTGAACTCGATCCCACAATTGATTACTACTTTTTGAGAAACGGGAGACCTATCGACAATTTCAAGACCCGCACGCCTAATGCCCAGTTTGTTGTCTCCCCTGAGTACGCGGACGATCAGTGGGAACAGGGGTTTGTACCATCATTCTTGCAGTCCCACGAGATCGACTTGTTTCACAGCCCGAGAAGCGGGTTTGTAGCGTTTTGGCCGCCTGGCCGCCCTTATGTAGTTACTCTTCATGACCTCATTCCCCTGTTGTTCCCAGAGAAGTACTCGAGCGAATGGATCCAGCGTATCCGGGATAGGGTGCCAGACTATTTGGCCAGGGCCGAGAAGATTATCACGGTATCATATTCGGTCAAGAAGGATGTTCAGAGCCTGATCCCGGTAGAAGAGGACAAGTTTCAGGTGATCCATCAGGGAATCGAGGCGCATTACGGGCCGGTAGCGGAGGAGGTAGCGCGTCCCAGGCTAAGAGAGCGGTTCAAACTTGAGGGAAACTACATCTTCTATATCGGGGGGTTTAGCTTCAGAAAGAACGTTACGGGCCTGGTTAAAGCCTATTCTATTTTACCAGAGCACCTGAGGCAAGGCTACCGGCTGGTGATAGGGGGATACAGGACCGATGACTTCGACGAAGTAGTCAGGTGCGTTGAGGAGCTGGGGCTGCAAGAACGTGTCCTATTCACGGGGCGCTGTTCAGAAGTGGATATTCCATGCCTTTACAGCGGGGCCGCGTTATTTGTTTACCCTTCCCTGTATGAAGGGTTTGGTTTGCCGCCCCTCGAGGCAATGGCGTGTCGAACGCCGGTGATAACGTCCGACAGAGGGTCGCTACCCGAAATAGCTGGTAAAGGGGCCCTTATGGTGAATCCGTGCGACCATCGGCAACTCTCGGAAGCCATGGCCAGGGTCCTAACTGATGAAGGCTTAAGGCGAGCCCTCATTGAAAAAGGCCTCGCTGTGGTCTCCCAGTTTTCTTGGGATAGGAATGCACGTGAGACGCTCGAGGTCTACCGGGCCGTGCTGGGAAAACTGCGGACCTAAAAGGGTTATCATCGTTACTCGGGTGAAGCCTGCAGCGTTCGTAAATCAGGCACAAGGGCCATTTGCATTTACCGCATTGTAGACCTCCAGGGTCTCCCTGGCACATTTCTCCCAGGAGAATCGTGAGGCCCTCCTGACCCCCCTTTCTATCAGCTCTTTTTGCAGGTAGTCCTTGGTTAATAGTTCGATAATGGCATCGCGTAGGTCATCCACCTGCTCCGGGTCCACGAGCAGTGCGGCATCACCCACTATCTCAGGTAGGGACGAACGATTGGAGGCTATAACGGGCGTGCCGCACGCCATGGCTTCAAGGGGTGGGAGCCCGAGCCCCTCACATATGGAGGGATAAACAAGGAGGGTTGCTCCGTTATAAAGGTAAGGTAGTTCCTGATTCGGTACATAGCCCGTAATAAGCACCCTCTCTTGAACTTTCAGCTCACAAGCGAGCTTGAAGACCTCATCTGTATAGCCCGTCCTTTTGCCGACCAGGACGAGTGCGTAGGCCTCTTTTATATTCTCCGGCAACGCCGCGTATGCCCGCACCAAACCTGGGAGGTTGTTGTGGAAACTAAAGGCGCCGACAAATAAGATACAATCTTGCGATAGGGAAAACCGGTCGCGGAGCCATTTTTTGACCGCGCCTTCGGGTAAAACCTTGAAATGATTCTCTACACCGCCGTAAATCACCCGAAATTTCGCCTCAGGGAGGCCAAACATCATCATTGCGTCCTCTTTAATGTGTTTTGAAGTTGTAATGATAGCCCTGGCCCCCTTGAGGTATACGGGAAGGTTGGCCTCCATATGGTCTATAAACTCCGGGGGGTAGAATTTACGCGATTTTAATGGAATTAGATCGTGGAGGGTAATTATATAGGGACAAAAAGGGGCTTCTCTGAAGGTTGCAAGCCCGTTGCGGGTGTTGTGAAAAAGGGTGACCTTGTGCTTTAGCAGGAATTGGGTCAATAGATGGGACTCCCAGAGGTCATCTCTGTACTTACCGGAATAGGCGAACAAGACATTTGAATGATCAGGGAATCCATATGGGGGTAAATCAGCTCTGAGGAGATAGTAGAGTGTTTCCGTATTAAGTGCCGCCATATATCTGATGAGATTATGCGTATACCGTCCGATCTCGCTCACACGGTCAAGGAGCTCCCGCGCGTCGATGGCAATACTTCTTCTGTATGAATCATGCCTGCGGACCTTCTTTGATGGCTCGTTTAACACCCTTATTTCAACTATGGGGGTTTTGACGAAAGCAACATTGTCGATCCACAACGTCCCTGTATCATGCATGCCCACCTGAAGGGTGACCCCTGAGACTCCGTCAGGTATATCAACGAGGCCGGCATATTGCTTCATTTCTTTACCTGCGCTAATGAATTTTAAATGATGCCAGCCAATCCAGTTGCCAGCAGGATCCCAGAAATGGGCCATTATTCTAAGGTGCTTACCGGGCTGATCCGATTTGATTTCAGCGCTTGCTTCCCACCTCTCGCCTGGCTCTACGCGGACGGTATAGTCTTTGGTTTGTATTATGCCGACTGCAGTCCCCATAAATGTTGGATTGATGAGTTTAATCGACCTGGTCCCGTCAGATGGATGCTCTGTTGAATAAATCAGAGTCGTTCTCTCATCTCCATAGCCAGCATCCTGCCATCCTTCAGGCCATAGATTTCTTTGGCCCACCCGCTCGAAGCTGTGGTTGAAGACCCGGTTCTCAGTCAACGCTGCTGCCCCCTTCCATATTTGGTATGATGCTGGAAACCTGGCTTTAGTATCTCTTTATCATCTTATTTTCGATTTCTCAAGATGATATTGTCCAGACAGTCTCTTCTTTTCAGTTTCTTTTGGGGATCCTTTTTGCAGACCCTTTGACCCTTTTTGCGACCCTTTTGCGACCTTGACAAACACCTGTTCGCGTGCTATTATGAAATCCCACGGCTTACGCTGGTGGGATTAGCTTTTGTCGTATCCCAATTGGCAACCAGGCCAGGTGGCCGCGGGCGCCACACAGAGCGCCTGAGGAAAGTCCGAGCTCCGCAGGGCAGGGTGCTGGGTAACACCCAGTGGGGGCGACCCCAAGGAAAGTGCAACAGAAATCAAACCGCCTTGCTGGATTGCGGGTGTGCAACCTGGAGTCCGGCAAGGTAAGGGTGAAACGGCGCGGCAAGAGCGCACCGGCGGCCAGGCGACTGGCCGGCCAGGCAAACCCCACCTGGAGCAAGACCGAATAGGAGGGAGATAGAGTGGCCCGCTCTTCCCTCGGGTAAGGTCGCTGGAGGCGCAGGGCAACCTGCGTCCAAGATAGATGGCCACCCTCGACAGAACTCGGCTTACAGGCCTGGTTGCCAGTGTTTCCCTTCAGGAATCTTGATCATCATTTCCCCATATTCTCCCCATTGTGATACCCTCATTGCCTCTTACGCGGCGCCTTCACGGCATTTGCACAGGGCCGGTAGCAATTTTCACTTTCTCCGCATAGTTTGTAGCGTGATCCATGATATCAATGATCCATGGTACAAATCTGGATTTGGCTATAGACCGTGATGGACCACGAACAAAGGGGTGATCAACCATGATATACAATAATCTTCAGCTTGAAAGCCGTTTGACTGAGATTCTGCCACTTAACCCGTGCACGGGTGATAAGCTTCATATATCGCGCGTCATAACGGATATCTCACAAGTGCGTCAAGACGAGATCATTGTGCACCCATCCGTGGAGGTTGAACCGACCTTCGCCGATGTTGATGGCAAGTTGCCCTCCAAAGATGAGATGTCGATGTATAGATGGTACGAGGCCCATAACTGGAAGCTCTTCTTTGAAGCGACCCATGGTAGTGAATTCAGTCGCGGTTTGGTGATTATGCTGGCCTACTATCGCGATGTGGAGTATATATACAGGGCGATGGTGCCCTGGGTTGGAAACGGCGCTTTTTGGAATATATCGCCACAGTATCTTCTTATGGACCTGGAGGCAGGTCCCGTAGTATTTGAGATGGCCAAGGGATTCATAATTTACGCCAGGTATCGCCTGGGGTATAAGATGTACATCGAGGAAGCCTTTTATTTCGATGAAGGCGGGAACTTCATCCCTTATATCTACTATACAGGCTCAAGGCGCCTCGACTACATTCCGATATATGTGGATTTTGATATTAATGGCCCGAGCGACGACTCCGCCGTCGTATACGATCCCCGGGCCCTAAGAGCCTGGAATCAGGCCGTCTGCGAATTTGGGTACGCTGAGACGGCCACAGGTATCCCGGCGTCCGATGACCTTGATCATCGACTCATGAATGTGCTTTTGTTTAACCAGGAATCGGGATTGGCTTGGGTTCAGACTTATTTGAACGTCCGGGATAATCCCAGTCAATATGTGGCCCTTTGGAGGACCTATGATGTCATGAGACACCCGCGAATGAACATAGCTGGCGGCAATATAGTTCGCAAGGATATCGTATACGTCTATGTAATTCGAAGGGCTCAAACAGGCCTTTACGGTCCCCGGTTTATCATGAGAAGGGAACTTGAAAAGACATGGGAACAGACCCTAGTATGAAGTAGATTTCCATAGTAAGCTGGACCCGTGAATCGGATATAGACCGGAGCAAGATGCCGGAGTCAGGGGCGGTTAGGCACGGTCAGCCTTATCGTCCCTGTTTTTTCACAACATTCATGCTTCTTCCCCCTTCAGTTCGAGATCTTTGGAGACTGGATGACAGCGTAACATTTCATTAATCCATTGAATAGTATGGATACAGGTTGAAGCAGAAAACCACGCTAAACTGGGACCGAAGGATGGGTGATGGTTGTGATTGACGAAGCAACATTGTTTCTTGAGGCCAGGTCGCCGCAGGGCTTCGTTGAGACACCGTATTTAAGAGAGCTTGTTGAGAGGGCTCTATTGTACATTAAAGCTGGTTTCCCTGTCCACTTTCGGGGCGGGGCGGGCACAGGCAAGACAACTCTTGCTCTTCATATTGCCGCGAAGCTTGGCCGGCCTATTGTCCTCATTTACGGGAACGACGAATACAATGTATCTGATCTCATAGGTGGCTATTTTGGATATAAAAAAAAGACCATCATTGATAATTACGTACATACAGTGCATAAAACAGAGGAGGATGCCGTAAGGAGATGGGTTGACCAGAGGTTGACAACAGCCTGTAGATACGGGTACACGCTTGTCTATGATGAATTCACGCGATCTAGGCCGGAAACGAACAACGTCTTACTATCTATCCTCGAAGAAAGGATACTCGATTTGCCCATCCCAAGGGGAGGGGATAGGTACCTGCAGGTTGACCCGAACTTCGCTGCAATATTCACCAGCAACCCCCAGGAGTATGTTGGAGTTCATAAAAGCCAGGACGCGCTGGAGGATAGAATGATCACAATCGATCTTGATTATTTTGACCTGGAGACGGAGATAGCGATAACAAGATCCAAGTCTGGAATCTCCCGGGAGGGCGCGGAGAAGATTGTAACGCTTGTCAGGGCTTTACGAGATGTTGCCGAGAGCGAGGCGAAACCCACGATCCGGGCCCCTATAATGATTGCAAAAGCCACAAAATCCAGGAAAGCGCGGGTTTCTGTGGAAGATGGACAGTTTGTCAGGATCTGCATGGATATCCTATCATCGGCCATGTTGAGGGGTGCGGCCTCACCTGCTGTCGAAAGGGTCAGGTCCATGATAGGCGACTCCATCTCGAAGTACTGCTGATGGGGCGATCCTGGGTTGACCCAATCCTCAAGATCTGAGCACGGGGGCGACGTCAATGGTTAAAAAGGATAGCAATAATGGTAACGAGGGCGGGCCTATTGATGATATCGGCTCTCTATTAGGTAATTTAGGGCTGAGCGGGATATTCAGGGGCTTGGGCAATTTCGTTGACCTGATTTCCAGGATGGTCGAAGATGGGACCCAAGAGATATCGCAATCAGGAGAGATCAAAGGGTCGGGCAGGTTGAAGAACTTGAGGGGTGTCTATGGTTTCTCCGTAAAGCTCGGGCAGGGCGGCTTGCCGAAGATCAACGACTTTGGAAACATCCGTAGGAAGAAGGGCGGGCCTATCATAGACAGTGTGCGAGAGCCCCTCGTAGATGTTTTTAATGAAGCTGGTTATGTGCTCGTCGTCGCTGAGATGCCTGGAGTGCACGAAAACGAGATCACTGTAAAACTCGAAGGAGACATTCTGATCATATCCGCTGAGAATGCGTCGCATAAATATTATCGCGAAATCCTTCTTCCGGCCTCTGTAGCCTGGGATAAGAGGCAGATCTTGTACAAAGATGGCATATTGGAGGTCAGGTTGGACAAGATGCGCGCTTGATCCTCCATTGGATCCGAAAGTCTAACGGGAGCAAAGGAATGATGCAGGTGCTTTTGGATGGGCTTGATGATGTATTATTCTTCCCGATAAATGGTTTCATAACCATTCTCGAGGAGTTATATAAATATGCCGAGAACGAGCTGTATGATGAATCGAGGATCCGTCAAGAGCTTGTAAACCTGCACTTCAGGCATGAGGCTGGAGAGGTTGAAGAAGATTACTACAAGGAACGCCAATCGGTGCTGCTCAAGCGGCTGAATGCGGCCAGAGAATATCACTCCAAGATCAGGGGAAAGTAGGTGTCTTTGCTGTGCCACAGCTGAGCAGAGAGCGCGGTTCTTCTCTTGCGGACGTGGTGGATATCATCCTCGATAAAGGGCTTGTCATCAATGCAGATATTGTCGTATCGGTTTCTGGGGTTGAATTACTAGGGATAAAGATAAGGGCAGCCCTGGCATCTTTTGAGACGGCGGCGAAATATGGCCTGGAATTTCCCTCCGGCACGAATCTGGAGACCGCAGCCTGGAAGGAAGTTGGAGTGGACTGGGAGACCTGCCCACAGTGCGGGAAAAGGGTGGCTACAAAAGAGCTTCTTGAAGCCGAGTGCCCGTGGTGCGGCTGGGTGAGCGCCAGGGCGAAGAAGGCCCGGTTGGAAAGGCCTATTGCGGCCTATAGTCCATAGCCCTTTGCGATTCATAGATTATAGGTTATGTAAACTATTAATATTACCAATACTAACGAATCGATGGAAATCGATGAAGGATCGCGACTCAGGGCTGACGGGAGCGTTCCTGGATTATGGAACCAACGAGGGATAGGAAAACTACCATCAATGATCTGCTGGATCGTATCCTGGAGAAAGGGGTTGTTTTAAACCTGGACCTGATCATCGGTCTTGCCGATATCCCGCTTGTCGCGATCAATTTGCGCGCAGCGATAGCAAGCGTTGAAACCATGGCCCGCTATGGCATCATGAATGTTCTGGATGGGGATTTGATCAGGCGGTGAAGTAAGTTGATTGATATCAACAAAGACGATCTCAAACAGGGCCTCCTGGGCCTGGTTATGGCGTTAGTTGAGATCATAAAGGAGGTCGTGGAAACCCAGGCCATTAAGAGAATGGAGTCCGGAGCGCTGACGGAGAGAGAGATCGAGAGGCTGGGTGAGGCTTTGTTGGATCTCGACGAGGCCATTAATAAAATCAAGAGTGATAACAACATCCACGATACGGTACAGAGCGTGAGGGATGGGTTAGATAACCTGGTGGATGATGTTTTGGATAAGATGATAAACCCTGAACGATGGGCTGAGGATGTCGAATAATGCTCGGATGCGAGAGGTTAAAGCGATTTTTTGAGGCCCTTGATTGCAAGGATAGAGCAATCCTTTTGAGCATGTATTTCTCCAGGCACTGCACTATTGAGGAGCTAAATGAAATATCGCGGCCCTGGTCCCATATGGAGATACTAACCAGAATTAGACAAAATATCAATGGTGCTGCCCAGGATTCCCTGGGATATCCCGCCTTGGTCTTCGAGCAATCAAAACTGGACCCTTATCAGGGCCGGCAGGTCACGTTTTCATGGTGGCTTTCGGAAGAATTCACGCGAGCGTGCGAAGATCATTTTAATTGCGAATATGAGCCGGAGATTTATGTCGAGGGAGGCTTTTTAAAGATCGTTGTTATCTTATCCCGATGGGCAGGCGGGATGGTCAAGGTCGAGGTGATGGATCGACAGTTGCTCATCCTGAATGGCCCGGACGGCTTTGAGGCTCGACAAAGCGTTCGACTCCCGTGGCCCCTTGATATTACTAGGGCCAAGATCGTGGCGAGGAACGGCACGCTGGTGTTGACCTTGGGAGCGACAAGAGGAGGGGGAGCGAGTGGGCGATCTTGTTCAGTCCCCTGGTGATCAGAATATCAACCGGGAATCCGACCCCGGAGCGCGTTATGTGTACTGCATTATCCCGAGGACGGAGACCTGCCGGACATTTATCCCGGGAATCGCCGGAGCTCGCGTTTTCACCATATTCTACCTTGAGTTGGGCGCGGTCGTCCATGCCTGCGAGCCAGTGCCATACCAGGGTGAGGACGAGATTGTAAAGGAATGGGTTGGAGTTCATGCCGACATCGTAGATCATGCCTGGCAAATGTGCGGAACTGTCATTCCGATGACTTTTGATGTCATTATAAAAGGGGATGAAGTGCATACAGCCGAGGAGAATGTAGTATCATGGCTTGCGAGCAATTACGAGGATTTCAAGGCCATGCTTGACAGATTCAAATGCCGCTCTGAAACGGGAATCCAGGTCATCTGGGATCCAGCGGCTGTATCGGAGGCGTTAATTGAAACTGATGAGGACTTGAAAAAGATAAAGACCGAGATGGCAAGTAAATCCAAGGGGTTAATGTATTTCTATCAACAACGTCTTGAAAAGGCCTTGAAAAGAACGCTCGATGCGAAGGCTGACGAGATATTTGGCATATGTCATCGCCGTATTGCCCGATATGCCACCGAGATCTGCACCAACAAGGTGAAGAAAGTTCAAGGGAAGGAAATGCTTATGAACCTATCGGTGCTGGTGGAGAATTCAGCCATAAGCGAGCTGGGGGAAGAGCTAGACCGTATCGCGGAAGAATGTGGGGTTGAGATTCGTTTCACGGGCCCGTGGCCGCCATACAGTTTTGTGACGCACGAAAATACTCCATGTAACATTTTAAGGTAAGCTTAAATATAATGGTTAGCAGAAGAGAGCAGAAGGACCTTCCTACGATAAAGCCAACAGATGGTAGGTAAAAATCGGAACTGTCGACCGAGTCGAGGAAAAGGAGGGAATGTCAGATGGCAGTTCGCAAAAGTATTGATGCTTCTAGCCTGGCAGAGGTGCTGGATAGGATTCTTGACAAGGGTATTGTAATCGATGCATGGGCAAGGGTTGCTCTTGTTGGTATCGAGATCCTGGCGATTGAAGCAAGAGTCGTTATAGCGAGCGTTGAGACTTATCTGCGTTATGCTGAGGCTATAGGGCTTACGCAACTTGCCTCCGTGCCCGCAGCTTAGTGCAGCTTAGTAAGTATTGCAGTCAGTAGGCATTGTAGTTATTTTGTTCGCTGTGTCGAGGGGTACCCATAAATATTGGGAATATTCCTCGACACAGCTTACAAAGAACTTTGTACCAGGGAGGGAGAGAAGCCCTTGGCAACTCATAATGTTTATAATGTATTGACGCTACGGGTTGCTGAAGGCTTTCCCAAGGACGTTGGAAGAGGCATTGCAAGGATCGATCCTATTGATATGGCAAAGATTCAGGCTGAGATCGGCGATATCGTGGAGATATCTGGGAAGAGGAAGAGCGCCGCTAGACTCATGCCGACTTACCCCGACCACCGAGGGAAAGGCATCGTTCAGATCGATGGCATTACCCGAAAGAATATCCTGTCAGGAATCGATGACAAAGTTCGGATCTCAAAAGCCTCTCACGCGAATGCAGAAAAGATAATCCTATCTTACGTTCGCTCGCCCAAGTGGTCTCACGACCGGGGCGATCTTGCTCTTGTCGAACGTTTTCTTGAAGGTATTCCGGTGGTGGCCCATGATCGGATCAGAGCTGATCTCTTCGGCACCCTATCCTGCGAATTTGAAGTCGTTGATACGGTACCGAAGGGAATAGTTGTGATAACAGCAGCCACCCGGATAGTTGTTTGCGCGGAAGAGATCGAGGAGCGAAAAGAGCCCAAGGTGACCTATGAGGACATCGGAGGTCTTGGGAAGGAAATTCACAGAGTCCGCGAGATGATCGAGCTCCCCATCAGATATCCGGAGCTTTTTGAGCGGCTGGGTATCGAGCCTCCCAAGGGTATATTGCTGACCGGCGCCCCAGGAACGGGCAAAACGCTTATCGCGAGAGCTGTTGCGAGCGAGACGGATGCCTATTTTATACATGTCAACGGGCCAGAGATTATCCATAAGTTTTACGGAGAGAGCGAGGCCAGGCTGAGGGACATATTTGAAGAAGCACGGAAACACGCCCCGAGCATAATTTTCCTTGATGAAATTGACGCGATCGCACCTAAACGTACTGAGGTGGTCGGCGAGGTCGAAAAGAGAGTTGTCGCCCAGCTGCTTGCGCTGCTTGATGGCCTTGAACGGCGCGGCCAGGTTATCGTAATCGGGGCCACGAATATACCGAACGCGCTCGATCCAGCCCTGAGGAGACCCGGACGGTTTGACAGGGAAATCGCCATAAACGTTCCAGATAAAAACGGTCGGCTGGAGATTCTCCAGGTTCATACGAGAGGGATGCCCCTTACTGATGACGTGGACCTTGAGAGGTTGGCCCAGATTACTCACGGATTTGTCGGGGCAGATATAGAGGCGCTTTGCAAAGAGGCTGGCATGATCTCGTTGCGCCGGGTTCTTCCGCATATCGAATTCGAAACAAATGAGATTTCTGATCATGTCCTGGATCAACTTCACGTCTCAATGTCGGATTTTCTGAATGCTTTGAAGGAGGTCGAGCCCTCAAGCACAAGGGAGGTCCTTGTCGACATCCCTGATGTTAAATGGGATGACATCGGAGGGCTGAGAGACATTAAGGAGGAGCTCATCCAGGTTGTGAGCTGGCCACTTAAGTATCCGGATGTATTCAAATCTGCCGGAATAGAGCCACCGAGAGGCATTCTCCTTTACGGCCCGCCAGGAACCGGCAAAACGCTTTTAGCCAAGGCCATCGCGAGTGAAAGCGAGGCGAATTTCATAAGCATAAAAGGCCCCGAGCTCCTGTCAAAATGGGTCGGCGAATCGGAAAAGGGAGTCAGAGAGATTTTTGGCAAGGCGCGCCAGGCGGCCCCATGTATCATCTTTTTTGACGAGATAGACGCGATTGCACCATGTCGGAGCCACGCTTCTGATTCGGCTGTCGCCGATAGAGTGGTAAGCCAGATTTTGACCGAAATTGACGGGATCGAAGACTTGAGTGATGTAATTGTAATAGGAGCCACTAATCGAATAGATATGATAGACCCCGCCCTGCTCAGGCCGGGGAGGCTTGAATTGCATCTTGAGCTGCCCGGGCCCGACCTCAAGGAGAGGCAGGAGATAATCGCGATTCACCTTCGCGGAAAGCCCCTTGCAGAAGATGTATCACTGGAGCATCTCGCCTCTATCACAGAGGGATTTGTGGGTGCAGAGATCAAGGCGTTTTGCAGAAGGGCGGGCGTTCTCGCGATAAGGGATTTCCTCAGACGACATGGGAGTAGCCGCGACGTTCCAGGTTCAACCCTGAAAATCCAGGCGAAACATTTCACGGAAGCGATTGAGTGGGTGAGGTCGAACTCCAGCAAGTGATGATCGATTAATGGTCATGGTTAATGATGATTAAGGCGAGGCGAGGGCTCAAATGAGCAAGAATCGAAAGAGTGGGAAGAATGGAAGATTGAAATCACGTGTAGTTAGGGTTCAACGATTTAAAGACCCTATGTTTTACACCTATGGAATCATAGGGGCGGATAGTCCAAAAAGCTTCGGCCCCATCGGGATAGGCGGGGAAGGAAACGAGGTATTCACCATAAACT
This portion of the Bacillota bacterium genome encodes:
- a CDS encoding CDC48 family AAA ATPase, with translation MTLRVAEGFPKDVGRGIARIDPIDMAKIQAEIGDIVEISGKRKSAARLMPTYPDHRGKGIVQIDGITRKNILSGIDDKVRISKASHANAEKIILSYVRSPKWSHDRGDLALVERFLEGIPVVAHDRIRADLFGTLSCEFEVVDTVPKGIVVITAATRIVVCAEEIEERKEPKVTYEDIGGLGKEIHRVREMIELPIRYPELFERLGIEPPKGILLTGAPGTGKTLIARAVASETDAYFIHVNGPEIIHKFYGESEARLRDIFEEARKHAPSIIFLDEIDAIAPKRTEVVGEVEKRVVAQLLALLDGLERRGQVIVIGATNIPNALDPALRRPGRFDREIAINVPDKNGRLEILQVHTRGMPLTDDVDLERLAQITHGFVGADIEALCKEAGMISLRRVLPHIEFETNEISDHVLDQLHVSMSDFLNALKEVEPSSTREVLVDIPDVKWDDIGGLRDIKEELIQVVSWPLKYPDVFKSAGIEPPRGILLYGPPGTGKTLLAKAIASESEANFISIKGPELLSKWVGESEKGVREIFGKARQAAPCIIFFDEIDAIAPCRSHASDSAVADRVVSQILTEIDGIEDLSDVIVIGATNRIDMIDPALLRPGRLELHLELPGPDLKERQEIIAIHLRGKPLAEDVSLEHLASITEGFVGAEIKAFCRRAGVLAIRDFLRRHGSSRDVPGSTLKIQAKHFTEAIEWVRSNSSK